The following are encoded together in the Jaculus jaculus isolate mJacJac1 chromosome 3, mJacJac1.mat.Y.cur, whole genome shotgun sequence genome:
- the LOC101593412 gene encoding upstream-binding factor 1-like protein 1: MASSHNQGHWSTKDTLKLLEGMEENLPPNDRRAFHKTQAALDWGKIAFAGFTGETCRLKWQELSHELRKVRTLSELVKEAKEQVEQGQASRKYKKHPDFPKRPLTAYLRFYKEQRAQCLRMHPELNNKQLARVLSEKYRQLPEQARQRYAQEFQKEREDFEKKVAQFREEHPDVVQRAGRSGVPAKHQGRVPTKLRGPAQKDSARPETDGRPAARKSLAEPAKPPMSGFHKFQQDSWSSGELCYLPVRERMVEIGRRWQRVPPSVRGRYQRQAEEMQQQYWVDLDAWLRTLSPEDYAAYREAQATCGKRKCTMVTDGPSPKFMRRDPQRSSAQELPQLPRDERGPLPAGSDSSDTTVVQEGGSPTPGERGMGDGTRAQGTSSSDLQGSGDEEEANRSSEDSLCDSSS, encoded by the coding sequence ATGGCGTCATCGCACAACCAAGGACACTGGTCCACAAAAGACACTCTGAAGTTACTGGAGGGCATGGAGGAGAACCTGCCACCCAACGACCGCCGAGCATTCCACAAAACACAGGCAGCTCTGGACTGGGGGAAAATAGCTTTTGCAGGTTTTACAGGAGAAACGTGCAGACTCAAGTGGCAGGAGTTGTCTCACGAACTGAGGAAGGTGCGCACACTGTCAGAGTTAGTGAAGGAAGCTAAGGAACAGGTGGAGCAAGGCCAGGCCAGCAGGAAGTACAAGAAGCACCCCGACTTCCCCAAAAGGCCCCTGACAGCCTACCTGCGCTTTTACAAGGAGCAGAGGGCCCAGTGCCTCCGGATGCACCCTGAGCTCAACAACAAGCAGCTGGCCCGAGTCCTGTCGGAGAAGTACAGGCAGCTCCCGGAGCAGGCCCGGCAGAGGTACGCGCAAGAGTtccagaaggagagggaggacttTGAGAAGAAAGTGGCTCAGTTCCGGGAAGAGCACCCCGACGTCGTCCAGCGTGCTGGGCGATCTGGGGTGCCCGCGAAGCACCAAGGCAGAGTCCCCACAAAGTTGCGAGGACCAGCGCAAAAGGACAGCGCTCGTCCAGAAACGGATGGACGGCCCGCCGCGCGGAAATCTCTGGCCGAACCCGCGAAGCCCCCCATGAGCGGCTTCCACAAGTTTCAGCAGGACTCGTGGTCGAGCGGGGAGCTGTGTTACCTGCCCGTGCGGGAGCGCATGGTGGAGATTGGCAGGCGCTGGCAGCGTGTGCCCCCGAGCGTGAGGGGGCGCTACCAGAGGCAGGCCGAGGAGATGCAGCAGCAGTACTGGGTGGACCTGGACGCCTGGCTCAGGACTCTGTCGCCCGAGGACTACGCTGCCTACAGAGAGGCCCAGGCCACGTGCGGGAAGCGGAAGTGCACCATGGTGACAGATGGCCCCAGCCCCAAGTTCATGAGAAGAGATCCCCAGCGCTCCTCAGCACAGGAGCTGCCACAGCTTCCCAGGGACGAGCGGGGGCCCCTGCCTGCGGGGTCAGACTCCTCAGACACCACTGTGGTCCAGGAGGGGGGCTCCCCGACACCAGGCGAGAGGGGGATGGGAGATGGGACCCGGGCCCAAGGGACCAGCTCCTCAGATCTCCAGGGCAGTGGAGATGAAGAAGAGGCCAACAGGAGCTCTGAGGACAGTCTGTGTGATTCATCGTCCTAA